The following coding sequences lie in one Lolium perenne isolate Kyuss_39 chromosome 2, Kyuss_2.0, whole genome shotgun sequence genomic window:
- the LOC127334690 gene encoding uncharacterized protein isoform X2, which yields MVIICSQSEDWIAAKLSDVHPSCYPLFSMAWLPSSNGRLTYMPWTTNKLASEDDVFCNLLLSSSHGVGTLLSLGHFNMKNFPIMPSMDNWTSDVARQVRLHIQADLPKVSRMVAKPYHDQERGDQERLAALGSTDQEGMVAQQ from the exons ATG GTCATCATATGCTCACAATCAGAAGACTGGATAGCAGCGAAG CTCTCAGACGTTCATCCATCTTGCTACCCTCTATTCAGTATGGCATGGTTACCCAGCAGTAATGGAAGATTAACGTACATGCCTTGGACCACAA ATAAGCTGGCGTCTGAAGATGATGTATTCTGCAACCTACTGTTGTCCTCTTCGCATGGAGTTGGCACACTCCTGTCTCTCGGGCATTTTAACATGAAAAACTTTCCTATTATGCCTTCCATGGATAATTGGACATCGGATGTTGCAAG GCAGGTAAGGTTGCATATCCAAGCAGATTTGCCTAAAGTTTCTCGCATGGTGGCAAAGCCATATCATGATCAAGAAAGAGGTGATCAAGAGAGACTAGCTGCTTTGGGGAGTACAGACCAG GAAGGCATGGTTGCTCAGCAGTAA
- the LOC127334690 gene encoding uncharacterized protein isoform X1: protein MVQVIICSQSEDWIAAKLSDVHPSCYPLFSMAWLPSSNGRLTYMPWTTNKLASEDDVFCNLLLSSSHGVGTLLSLGHFNMKNFPIMPSMDNWTSDVARQVRLHIQADLPKVSRMVAKPYHDQERGDQERLAALGSTDQEGMVAQQ, encoded by the exons ATG GTGCAGGTCATCATATGCTCACAATCAGAAGACTGGATAGCAGCGAAG CTCTCAGACGTTCATCCATCTTGCTACCCTCTATTCAGTATGGCATGGTTACCCAGCAGTAATGGAAGATTAACGTACATGCCTTGGACCACAA ATAAGCTGGCGTCTGAAGATGATGTATTCTGCAACCTACTGTTGTCCTCTTCGCATGGAGTTGGCACACTCCTGTCTCTCGGGCATTTTAACATGAAAAACTTTCCTATTATGCCTTCCATGGATAATTGGACATCGGATGTTGCAAG GCAGGTAAGGTTGCATATCCAAGCAGATTTGCCTAAAGTTTCTCGCATGGTGGCAAAGCCATATCATGATCAAGAAAGAGGTGATCAAGAGAGACTAGCTGCTTTGGGGAGTACAGACCAG GAAGGCATGGTTGCTCAGCAGTAA
- the LOC127334689 gene encoding uncharacterized protein, giving the protein MKDLVSCFSEHAVRISDVACSGSAAVNAAAVAAAATAGRPADGAAAGGTAAAAMSGVTTVYRSRLSASGKDLLVDVTWSRSPDGPALSVAVHDAGARHHHSASAAAAPRHLHRRKGSGTFTAGSCVVGVFWDYASARYDGARGPEPVSGYYVAVVADAEFVLLLGDLSRGYVERLHGGIPVAASRMARRRERFVGCGRWSTRARFLDSGAEHEIGIGLDGDAEAWVAVDGRKVVQLRRLRWNFRGSHTLFLDGGAPVDVTWDLHGWLFQPIDPSAASSSSAVFTFHARGASETKLWMDDGAAITSGEQENEKPLSPAPARAKQQQNKEAAGAQPSGQGFCLLIQGFRSSSKIT; this is encoded by the coding sequence ATGAAGGACCTCGTGTCCTGCTTCAGCGAGCACGCCGTGCGGATCTCCGACGTCGCCTGCTCCGGCTCCGCCGCCGTCAAtgccgccgccgtggccgccgccgCGACGGCGGGGAGGCCCGCGGACGGTGCCGCCGCCGGAGGGACCGCCGCGGCGGCGATGAGCGGGGTGACCACCGTGTACCGCTCCCGCCTCTCCGCGTCCGGGAAGGACCTGCTCGTGGACGTCACCTGGTCGCGCTCCCCCGACGGGCCCGCGCTCTCCGTCGCCGTCCACGACGCCGGCGCCCGCCACCAccactccgcctccgccgccgccgcgccgcgccaCCTGCACCGGCGCAAGGGGAGCGGCACCTTCACGGCCGGCAGCTGCGTGGTGGGCGTCTTCTGGGACTACGCCTCCGCGCGCTACGACGGCGCGCGCGGGCCCGAGCCCGTCTCCGGGTACTACGTGGCCGTCGTCGCCGACGCCGAGTTCGTGCTCCTGCTCGGCGACCTGAGCCGGGGCTACGTCGAGCGGCTCCACGGCGGGATACCGGTGGCCGCGTCCCGGATGGCGCGCCGCCGGGAGCGGTTCGTCGGGTGCGGGCGCTGGTCCACCAGGGCGCGCTTCCTCGACTCCGGCGCCGAGCACGAGATCGGCATCGGGCTCGACGGCGACGCGGAGGCCTGGGTGGCCGTGGACGGCCGGAAGGTGGTGCAGCTGCGCCGCCTGCGGTGGAACTTCCGCGGCAGTCACACGCTCTTCCTCGACGGCGGCGCGCCCGTCGACGTCACCTGGGACCTCCACGGCTGGCTCTTCCAGCCGATCGAcccctccgccgcctcctcctccagcgcCGTCTTCACCTTCCACGCCAGGGGCGCGTCCGAGACGAAACTCTGGATGGATGACGGCGCCGCCATCACCAGCGGCGAGCAGGAAAACGAGAAGCCTCTGTCGCCGGCACCGGCGCGCGCCAAGCAACAACAGAATAAGGAGGCAGCGGGAGCGCAGCCATCGGGGCAGGGCTTCTGCCTGCTGATTCAAGGTTTCAGGAGCTCATCCAAGATCACTTGA